A segment of the Cohnella algarum genome:
TACGCTTGGGCTGCGATGGAGATGGCGAATCCGGAAATTCGGTCTTTTTGCCAAACGGCGTTCATGATGAGCTGCTCCCACGCCTACGACGTTTGGCAGTACATGGTTCAAAAAGGGTTTTATCCGTTGGAGCCGGCGAACCCTGCCGCGATTCAGAAGATCGGGGCGATGTACCGGGTCGTACCCGAGGAACAAGAACGAATCCAGCAATTTGCGGCTCAGTATCCGAATCCGACGGCGGGAGCCAGCGACCAGCTTTACCAGTAATTCGAAATCGCGAGCGGCACCAGTTCCGTTGCGCCTTTCCGGTTAATCGGCTAAGGCGCTTCTTTGCGTTGGGGGAAGAGCCGCGAAACAGCCAAATGGAACAAAAAATGGACAACATTGCATCCGATCGAGGAGTTATAATGAAAGCGATTAACATTAGCGTAAGCTGCGGAGGAGATTTCACTCATGAGCGGGAAAAGCAATCGCATCGGCCTGATCGGCTGCGGCAACATCAGCGCGATTTATTTAAAAAATTTGACGGCGTCAAAGGACGTGCAGGTCGTGGCCTGCGCGGATATCGACGTGGAGCGGGCCAAAGCGCGCGCGCAAGAGTTCGGCGTGCCGAAGGCCTATAGCGTCGATGAGCTGCTCGCCGATCCCGACATCGATATCGTCGTCAATCTGACGATTCCGGCGTCCCATGCGGAGGTGAGCCGGCGCGCGCTGGAAGCGGGCAAGCATGTCTACCTCGAGAAGCCGCTCGCCGTCGAGCTGGAAGACGGCCGCAGCGTCGTGGCGCTCGCGGAATCCAAAGGGCTGCGCATCGCGTGCGCGCCGGAGACGTTCCTCGGCGGCGGCATCCAGACGTGCCGCAAACTGCTGGACGAAGGCGCGATCGGACTTCCGGTTTCGGCCACCGGCTTCATGATGGGGGGCGGGCCCGAAGCGTGGCACCCGGATCCGGAGTTTTTCTACAAAAAGGGCGGCGGGCCTCTGTTCGACATGGGGCCGTATTATTTGACCGCGTTCATCTACCTGCTCGGCGGCATTCGCCGGGTGACGGCTTCCGCCACGATCCCGGTGCCGGAGCGCGTCATCAAGAGCCAGCCAAAGGCTGGCGCCCGCATCGTCGTCGAGACGCCGACGCATATTTCGGGCGTGCTCGATTTCGCGTCGGGCGCGGTCGGCACGCTGATCACGAGCTTCAACGTGAACGGCGGCTCGAATTTGGCGAACACGATCGAAATCCACGGGACCGAAGGCACGCTGAAGGCGCCGGACCCGAACACGTTCGGCGGTCCCGTCCTGCTCCGCAAGCCGGGCGGGGATTGGGAAGAGGTTCCGCTCGCGTTCGGCTACGCGGACAATATGCGAGGCATCGGGGTCATCGACATGGCCCGGGCGATCGCGGAAGGCCGACCGCACCGGGCGACGGGCCGGATGGCGCTGCACGTGCTGGAAGCGATGCACGGGCTGCTCGAAGCGTCGGCGACCGAGCGCCACGTGGCGCTGGAGCCGCTGGCCGAGCGTCCGGCGATGATGCCGGTGGGCGGGTTTTAATCGATTTAGTTTTTCACCATGTTAATGTACATGAGGAATCATTGCGGATACAATCGGGGTGTCGCAACAGAATAGGCTTGCAAGGGCGGTCGGCTAGTCTCCCGGAAGGGAGGTGATGCCATAGAGGTATAGGAGACCCTGACGCTGATGATTTCGTTTGCGTCGCTGGTCGTTCTCATCCGTGCAAGGAGTCGTGTTAGCAGCACGGCTCCTTTCCATATTATGTGTGATTGCCCTCATTTTTTATGGTTTGCCAAGAGACGCAAGCGTTCCGGGAATACGCGTCGCCGATCCTGCTCCGTCGGCGAATACGGGCAATCGAAGACAAACGCCCCTGTTTTGCGCATGATACTATGACGATATCAAGCCGAAGAGGAGGGTGCCAAGGGATGCTAACGTTGAATCAAGCGCCGGTCGTGAAGGCGGAAATGCTGATCCGCAGACCGCGCGCATGCGGAAGTCCTCTTCCGCGTGCGCGGTACATTTGTTCATCGTCCCCTCACGTCGAGCTGCGGACGACCAGCTTTGCGGGCAGCAGCACTTTGCGGGGGAGATGAGGAACCCCGTTGATGCGCTCCAGCAGCAGATCCGCGGCGACCATGCCAATCTCCCTCGTCGGGACGTCGATCGTGGACAGCGGGGGACTGGCGTATTTCGACATTTCGATGTTGGACAGGCCGATGACGGCCACATCGTCGGGGACGGCGATGCCCTTGTCGTACAACCCGCTGAGAGCCGCCATCGCCATCAAGTCGCTTGCCGCGAAGAAGGCGGTCGGATACGGCTTCGATTCGATCAGCCGCTGAACGCGTTCGATGCAAACCGCCTCGTCCCACATGCAGTCGATGACCCAATCCGGGTTCACCTCCAATCCGGCGGCATGCATCGTGGCATAATAGCCCCGGTAGCGCTGGCTGAGCTTGATATCCCCGCTGATTCCGCTGCCGCCGATGAAGCCGATTCGCGTATGCCCCCTTTCGATCAAATGCTCGACCGCCATGGAAGCGACATGGTGGTGGTCGTAGCCCACGTTGTCGATATCCCATCGCTGGGTGTCGATCCCGACGATGTAGGGAACTTGCTTGCGCATATATTCATACGTTTCCGCGTTCAATGTCTCCATCAAAATAAGGCCCGTAACCGATTCGCTGAAGGTGTTGAACAGAATCTTCTTGTCGTTCAATTCGTGACCCGTGCGAATGAAGGCCACGTCATAGCCCTCCCCGATCAGTCGTTCTTCCGCTCCCGACAAGATGGACATGAAGTACGGATCGTTGTATTTATCCTTCGTTACGCTCAAGACGCATCCGATCCGGATGTTCGTTCTGGCGGCCGGAATATCCGCCGCGGATCCGCTGCGCTTTGCGTTCGAGCTGATTTTGTAATTCAGGCGGGTGACGGCCTCCCACACTTTGGCGCGGGTCTCGTCGGTAATTTTGTAGGTGGAGTCGTTGTTCAACACTCTGGACACGGTCGCGGTCGACACGTTGGCCAAATTCGCGACATCCC
Coding sequences within it:
- a CDS encoding Gfo/Idh/MocA family protein, with amino-acid sequence MSGKSNRIGLIGCGNISAIYLKNLTASKDVQVVACADIDVERAKARAQEFGVPKAYSVDELLADPDIDIVVNLTIPASHAEVSRRALEAGKHVYLEKPLAVELEDGRSVVALAESKGLRIACAPETFLGGGIQTCRKLLDEGAIGLPVSATGFMMGGGPEAWHPDPEFFYKKGGGPLFDMGPYYLTAFIYLLGGIRRVTASATIPVPERVIKSQPKAGARIVVETPTHISGVLDFASGAVGTLITSFNVNGGSNLANTIEIHGTEGTLKAPDPNTFGGPVLLRKPGGDWEEVPLAFGYADNMRGIGVIDMARAIAEGRPHRATGRMALHVLEAMHGLLEASATERHVALEPLAERPAMMPVGGF
- a CDS encoding LacI family DNA-binding transcriptional regulator, with amino-acid sequence MSTIRDVANLANVSTATVSRVLNNDSTYKITDETRAKVWEAVTRLNYKISSNAKRSGSAADIPAARTNIRIGCVLSVTKDKYNDPYFMSILSGAEERLIGEGYDVAFIRTGHELNDKKILFNTFSESVTGLILMETLNAETYEYMRKQVPYIVGIDTQRWDIDNVGYDHHHVASMAVEHLIERGHTRIGFIGGSGISGDIKLSQRYRGYYATMHAAGLEVNPDWVIDCMWDEAVCIERVQRLIESKPYPTAFFAASDLMAMAALSGLYDKGIAVPDDVAVIGLSNIEMSKYASPPLSTIDVPTREIGMVAADLLLERINGVPHLPRKVLLPAKLVVRSST